A portion of the Glycine max cultivar Williams 82 chromosome 10, Glycine_max_v4.0, whole genome shotgun sequence genome contains these proteins:
- the LOC100805567 gene encoding ubiquitin-conjugating enzyme E2 variant 1D — MTLGLGGSSVVVPRNFRLLEELERGEKGIGDGTVSYGMDDGDDIYMRSWTGTIIGPHNTVHEGRIYQLKLFCDKDYPEKPPSVRFHSRVNMTCVNHETGVVEPKKFGLLANWQREYTMEDILTQLKKEMAAPHNRKLVQPPEGTYF, encoded by the exons ATGACGCTTGGCTTAGGAGGATCCAGTGTCGTGG TTCCTAGGAACTTCAGATTGCTGGAGGAGCTTGAACGTGGAGAAAAAGGAATTGGAGATGGCACAGTTAGCTATGGAATGGATGATGGTGATGACATTTACATGCGCTCTTGGACTGGCACCATTATTGGCCCCCATAAT ACTGTACATGAAGGAAGAATTTATCAATTGAAGCTGTTTTGTGATAAAGACTACCCAGAAAAGCCCCCAAGTGTTCGGTTTCATTCACGAGTCAACATGACTTGTGTTAATCATGAAACTGGAGTG GTTGAACCAAAGAAATTTGGTCTTCTTGCAAATTGGCAAAGAGAGTACACCATGGAGGACATACTGACCCAGCTGAAGAAGGAAATGGCTGCTCCTCATAACCGGAAGCTTGTCCAGCCTCCGGAAGGTACCTACTTTTAG
- the LOC100806620 gene encoding transcription repressor OFP13 produces the protein MKFFNLLKSRHVRSSSSSSSRAWPSCHQPKTLSFRVTTTKINNEEDNNNNNNVVNDVVLKDINSALVSQTPESFFTESPDSASFSTTSELSRGMDPIEAVIRGLRSDRLFFDPDEASCILEAKPTTTSLEPFKNSVVLTMDSEDPHVDFRKSMEEMVETLGVEDWESLEDLLCWYLQANTKSNHEYIIGAFVDLLFDLAVPNSPCSQDDDENLHSHSHSRPSSPLSFYNSSSSPSSSCSTPYCIKGEVEEEEVGACSSFFSLAQLNN, from the coding sequence atgaagttttttaaTCTTCTGAAAAGCAGACATGTCAgatcctcctcctcttcttcatcAAGGGCCTGGCCATCCTGCCACCaacccaaaaccctctcttttagAGTCACCACCACCAAAATTAACAATGAGGaagacaataacaacaacaacaacgtcgTCAACGACGTTGTTTTGAAAGACATTAACTCAGCGTTAGTGTCACAAACTCCAGAATCGTTTTTCACCGAGTCTCCGGACTCGGCAAGCTTCTCAACAACTTCCGAGTTGTCTCGTGGCATGGACCCCATAGAGGCGGTGATTCGCGGCCTGCGTTCGGATCGACTTTTCTTCGATCCGGACGAGGCAAGCTGCATATTAGAGGCCAAACCGACGACGACGAGCCTAGAGCCTTTCAAAAACAGCGTCGTTTTGACGATGGATTCAGAGGACCCTCACGTGGATTTCCGCAAATCCATGGAGGAGATGGTGGAGACTCTCGGCGTCGAAGACTGGGAGAGTCTCGAGGACCTTCTGTGCTGGTACTTGCAGGCAAACACCAAGAGCAATCACGAGTATATCATTGGAGCATTCGTTGATTTGTTGTTCGATCTGGCTGTTCCAAATTCACCTTGTTCACAAGACGATGACGAAAATCTTCATTCTCACTCTCATTCTCGtccttcttctcctttatcGTTTTataactcttcttcttctccctcatcctcttgCAGCACTCCCTATTGTATAAAAGGTGaagtggaagaggaagaggTTGGTGCTTgtagttcttttttttctttagcgCAGCTTAATAATTAA